The Lutzomyia longipalpis isolate SR_M1_2022 chromosome 2, ASM2433408v1 DNA window CCCTAAAAgataatcgaaaaaataaattttttttgtccaaaaattttcatgtttaaccGTCCCAAAAAtcgccaaagtggccaaattaccccgtcctcccctactgatcggataaccacCAAATTACAATCAAATATGTATTGTAGATTGGGATGGCtttccaccctaatttttttccgatttttacGATTAATAACTTGGTAGAAATTgccaattgaaaattccaaactgactttttttttaccccggtcccCCCTACATaatggaattaattatttatttagttgtatgtaaattaaaataattaaataaattttaaaagaaataaaatgtgtaaaaacTCACCCCTTTTCCACCTTTCTTGAGCTTATCATCAATGAAGAGTGAGAGATATTCGGGGGATTTGCTGTTGAGATTgagaaaatgctcaaaatccGATGAAATCATTTGCTTGAAGATTTTGTCATTGTTAAAGGAGTGATTGAGGAAGTGGTCAAAGCGATCCTTGAGATCAAGCAAATTCTGCACGTATGTAATGGGATTCGTCCCGGTTTCTTCCTCCTTCACCAGCATCCGCCCCTGCTCACGCAGGTAGCCCGACACACAATCCACAATTGTCTTCAAGCCATCATCAACACGCGAAAAGAGTGTGTACATGCACGCCAAATCGTCGAATTTTGTATTCTTCAGCATGTACACTACCCCTGAGTTTTCCATTTCAACAATTGAGCGCATATGCTTCTTTATTAGCTCATCCTCAACCACGGAAATTATGCGGGATTCAGTTTGTTTGTCCAAATACAATTTAGCCCTTTCCGCTTCCTCCGTAATGCGCGCCTCGACGCGTTTTATGTAGACACTGGCGCTATTCTCGGAGATAAACTTCTGAGATTCCATTTTGTAGAAGGCCGCCGATTGTGCCAGGAAGGGACGCTCAAAGTGCTCCTCATACACCCAGTGGCTATTAATGCCCAACACCACGAGCATTTGACACGCATTCTTAATTGCAATGTGATCCACAACCTCCCCCTTGCGCTCGCGCATCACCATCCCCAGCAGAGTTTCGCGCAAATGCTCCCTAATCGGTGGGTAGCGTACCACCTGATCGCGAAAAATGTTCAATCCCAGATTGTAAACATTATCCACATCGTGTTGCTGCACGTAGACACGATCCATGTACATGAGGATATCTCGTGTCATCACCATGGATGTCTGATGGTCATTCCATGCTAGATTCAGTGTCTGCAGGAAGTTATTGTTGAGACTCTGCTCCACCTCCACGCGTACCTTTGTGTCCAAATGGTGTGTTACGACCTCCTTGAGGCCCGCATACAGCCTCTCACCGTGCTTATGCAGCACCATTGTGTAGGCATTCCTGTACAACTCCTCAAATGACAATCCCGAATTATTCTTCTTCTGTATCTCCTGAATGGCATTCTTCAGTAATGCCCAAATTGATTCCACATACTTCTCATCCATCGTCATCTGCAATTTTAAAATCCCGccccgaaaaaaaacattccttcATCACATTCTCTTCATCACAAAATTCCCCAAATGCAAGTTTCAACCTTGAGGAAAGGATCTTCATTAcaaagaaattcaacaaatttaaCCATCTCTCTCCGCTCTCTCtcagaaaaaattaactagaatttcactaaaacaagaattttaaaacaatatttttcttctcttatttttttttgtcattcagATCTCtttgttttgcattttataaaattacatttcgccgctttattttaatttattgagaatgACAAATTTCTTTGTGGATCAAACAATGATTGGAGATGATGGAAGATTCTTGCTTTTCACTCATGCCACACAGAGCTATAAGCAATAAATTCACAGATATTGCAACTGAGGAGAGATGCAATCTCTGGAGATTTGGATTGTGAGAAAGGAAACAAGGTGGATCAGTCATGGTGCTGATTTTTTTAGGGaacttttaaaagctttttttttttaataattaataaatttttaaaacgtttAATCAGGTTGTTGggatatcaaaaaaaaaggacatcCGGTACTAAATGACACGACTTATGTATTTTAGAATTACCCGGCTGGTACATATTACTATTTTATTACTCATTAACTcatgaatataaattaattcaatttatttttatatctaGAATTACTTtagcaaatattattttattgaaggttaagttataagaaaatcaatttaaaaagtttcgcaaaattttaaaattgtttattaatGAATATTCATTGATCAGCCGGGTAAATTTTTCCGACATTTTGTTACAcgtcatgtaaaaaaaacaattattgtgtaatttatgtttttaaatgaataccgtataatattttatataaatatctGTTGACTATAGAAGATTAGTCGGGTAAACTTTTTTGACATTTGCCACACgtcatgtaaaaaaatacaattcctaattattttacaggttgtaaataaataagttcAATTTATCCAGAATTATGTTAAATTGTAGCAATAAATTCTAAACTTGTTTCAATTGCTTAGGAGAAATTTgactaaaaattaatagaactATTAATTTGTCAGAAAAATAAGGATTAAAATcacaatatttgatttttgacttaaagaaaaatttttctgataactttaagattaaaaaaaaatagcaagtCATGGGTCAGCTGGGTAAACTATTTTAGACGCGATTGACTTTTTGTTACACGtcatgtaaaatttaaaaaaaaaaatgctgtgaTAATAAGTAAATCATGGACCAGTTGGGTAAAAATTTTCTACgctatttactttttttacatggcgtgtaaaaaatatttgcgtGTATTATACTGATCAATaatgtgttaaaaaattttatttaacgttttattggataaaattaatctaaaattcttcaaaactcacagattaatgagaaaaggaatcaaaataataataaagccTTTACTTcgcatttaaaaaaaggaatcaaAACAAATACCATGTCTCTATTCAAATCCCCTACAAAAGGACCTTTTTTAAGtgataaaaaaggaataaaagctGTAGTGCGAAACCCCATTGTGTTGCATTAAATAGGGTTGACCTACATAAGGATGGGAGGCTGATGGGTTAAAAGGCATGAAGGACAGAAAAGGACAACATTGTGGTTGGGTAAACAAAGGAATGCACAACATTTTAGGTCTTTTAGGCATCATCTGAAGCACCTGAACTAGTCAACGATGTACAATTTTGCTCTTTAGATCCTTTCCTGTGACTTTTTAGCTGAATATTTGGAGAAATTGAACTTCTTAGTGTGACTTTCTTCCTGCGAAAGCAGCAAAGAGAGTTTCCCCACACCACACTTTAACCATTTTGTTGGCCAACAAAAGAATCACGTCAGCATTTAAGCTCACAGAGATCTCTTGATGATTTGAGGGTGGGGGGAGCTACGGTGTgggattgcaaaaaaaatacttacgGGGAATGCCCTAATCCGCATTTTGCTCTCCTTCTTCGGTGCATTTGGCCTAATCATCTTGTCTAGTGCTTCCTGTTTGACGAAACTTGGCTGCGGGATGTCTGGTTTGCTTTTACGTCCGGATGTATCCGGGCGTCAACACAAATCTCGTgcgttgtgtgtgtgtgcggagGGTTGTTTTGCAACTGGGGGCCCTTTCAGCGCAATGCTGAGTGGGCggaaatgagaagaaattggCGACTCAGCGGAGTAACCGaggattgaaaatgaaatgaaagtcTGCGCGAAATGGGGCTCTGGGGGGGGACGACCTCAACGAAAAATCTTAACTATTCGACAATCCGTGTCCCCAGAATACAAATGTCTGCATAACTTTGTTTAAATATAAGAACACTTGAGATGCAAATGTGATCCAGGGGGCAGAAATGCAcgaatttctttcactttttccaccaattttatctcaatattttgacaccattcattttttttctgactaTCACAAGCTTCTGGAAGTCACCGTTGTGAGTTCGCATGGAAAGTGAGGACGTTGCATGCCACAAAGGTGAATCATTTGACACCATTGTTCCATTTGTTAATGTTGAGGGCGCTGCATGCTACATGAGGAATTGGATTTGAGACAAGGATTGATTTGTTTTCGTTTTATTATCCttatttttccccattttccttctattttacttaaaatttccttcaaataaaacatacaatttaatttaaaagatattgatgtgcaaattcatcaattcaGGGAAGAAAATCGCTCTCAAAAGGATGATTTTGTGATCAAAAGAAGCTCCAAAAGTTTTAAAGGATTTcatgtattaaaataatttataattaaaataaagacaagtccttaaattatttttatatactcGCAATCCCATTCTTCTCCACCTGCTCCAGCAATGCCTGAAGATTCGTGTCAAAGAGTTCACACCTAATGGGCATTTCGAGGGAATAAAAGGGATTCTTCAGCACATAATCTGCATACAATTCGTAGATTTTCTTCAGCAGAATCTCCATGCCAGCCTGCGAAGGTTCACTGatgagaataaatttcacCCCTGTGAGGGTTTGGAAGCAGTTCAGCTTGAATGTTTCCGTCTCGAGTAGTTCAATCCCGGAACTCTTTGGTTCCGGACTCAATTGACTGGCAATGGCAAAGAGTGGATAGAATGTACTGGCGAggacaattttctcatttgtcGTCATCTTTGGTCGATGAAATTTGAGATTTAGCGGgtaattttccttattttccaGCACTTCCTTTGCATCTCGTCCATCCTCGAGCGTTGCACCATTCACGGGCATCCCATTGACGGCAGACAGCACGTGTCCAACTGGGTAGAATAAGAGATTATTTAGGGGAAGGATTCTTAACTGAAGGGTGAACTGACTCACCTGTAATCCCATCTTTCTGCCCGAAAACAACAGAAATCTTCTTTGGATCAAAATTCAGCTTCAGATCCAAAGGGTAACTGAAGGTTTTCTCATTCTCCACCTTCGGCACATTGTGGTCCAAGTTGAAGATTAATCCTCCGGACTTACTTACAATGTAAACTCCGTAAATTACCATCAGGATTTCCTCTATTTTAGCACTAAAAACAGCcaggaaaaggaaaatcaacaaGAATGGTATTAAAGTAGGTGGCGCTGACTACGATTAGAATGTAAACGTACTGGCGGTAcacgaaaaaaatctcaaattcaccgaagaattttcttttacagggaaaataaaattaatttgttggaaattaggaatgtaaaaataagaatatctCGTTATATActattttattgtgaaaagaaataaaataaaatataattagatGGGCTGAATtagagacagaaaaaaaatcaaatgagaCGCATCGCGATGAgtctgaaaaattttaaacgttacaaattgtatataaatcTCCACCGCATAGCGGAAGAGGGGCTTTCTCTAGGGTTGTTGTGGCTCCTCTGGGATCCAGAAAGCCATATTGGTGCACGCGGATGCCATCATCATGAATTTGGGATTGAATTGGACACACTGAACGGGCCCCGGATGGTCCCCATTGAGTACACACACCTTGTGGCCACTGTCTGAATTCCACACGTGCACACGCCCATCGGTGCTGCCGCTGAAGATGAATTGGGAGTCGGGGCTGAAGGATGCCTCAATGGGGATGCCTTTGTTGTTGAGATATCCCGTGAATGTCTGCAGCGGCGTCCCGTGGAAGCTATCAATTAGCCTAATGGTGGAGCCATTTGTGCTGATAAGAATTGTTTTGCCGTCTCGGCTGAATTTCAATCCCGTCCAATCGCATTCTTTTTCCTGATTCAGCTTAAATGTTATGAAGGGGCCTCTGTCGAAGAAGCGCAAATCATACAATTTAATGCTCTCAGAATTAACTCCAGCGGCAAAGATGAGTCCCTCGGGATCATATGCAGCCACAGGACGTCCCGACAGGTGCATAACACCCTGGCAGTTGGGTGAGCGCAAATCCCACAGCCGAAGCGTCTTATCCAGCGCTCCCGACAGGAAGGTATCCTCCACTGGTGAGATGCACAGCGAAATAACCTTCTTCGTGTGCCCCGGAAAGTACCTCAAGTACTTGTTGTCGTGCAAGCTCAGGTACCGGATGGTGTCATCAACCTTTGTTGAACTGTGAATTGCCGTGTTGTTCCCGTGCGTGAAGTGAATGAGATCCACGCCGTACTTCTTGGAATTCACCGTGCGCGTCTGCTGGCCCTTCTCGCAGTCATAAATGACAATCTGATCGTCCTCCCCGCAGGATATGAGATGCTCCCCATTGGGGGAGAAGTCAATTGCATTGATTTTATCCGTATTCTCCCGGAAAACCTTTGCGACTCGGAATGTCCGCACCGTCTGGTCCACCAGCTTCATCTTCGTTGGCGTATTCTGCTCAATTTTGAACGTTTTTCTTCTCCCTTTCGCGtgaatgagaatttatgaATCTCCCGATTCTTTTCCACGcggattttcacaaaaattttctttgcaagaaaaataaaaacaatgcTTCCCTCCCGGTTCACATTAAACACATCTTACCACTCGAAGCGCCACCACGAAGACAATCTTGGtactttaaaataatcaaaataatgTTTCCTTCTCACTCTTTCACATTAGAAATGTATCTTGCATTTCACTTCCTAACCTCAAAACtatttccttgtttttttttttcattgcgaaattgcacaaaaatcttccaaaattacaattaaaattaattaagaaattccCAAGAAAGAATGACGAATTTGAAGCTGAATTTGTGCGTGGCTGCTTGTGAGAATCTCGGCATTGGTCTCAATGGGAATCTCCCGTGGCACTTGAAGCAGGAACTCAAGCACTTCAATCGCGTGACCACCAAAGTTGCGGATCCGGCGAGGAAAAATGCCGCAATAATGGGTCGGAAGACCTACTTTGGTATTCCGGAGAAGAAGAGACCCCTCCCAGGGCGTCTCAACATTGTCCTCTCCCGACAGGATGACCTGAAATTGCCCGAAGAGGTGATTGTGTGCAAAAGTCTCTCAGAAGCCATCAAGCTCTTGGATACAGAGCAGTACAagaaggaaattgaaaatatctgGATTGTAGGAGGCTATTCGGTGTACAAGGAAGCAATGGAATCAGAAAACTGCCATAGAATTTACTTTACGGACATCAAGAAGAACATTGAGTGCGATGCTTTCTTTCCAAGCATTCCGGAGAGCTTCAAATTGGTCCCAAATGACGATGACATTCCATCGGAAGTGCAGGAGGAGAATGGTATCAAGTACCAGTATcttttgtatgagaaaattaaggaataaattttgagatttttacagaaattaatcaatttattaattttgttgttttgagGTTGGTttttttggcgccaaaaagTTGTTTTAGCGAAGACACGAAGCAAAATTATGTATCCATCTCAACCAACTAACAGCGCCATATAACGTCTggtccaaaaaataaaatttgaactttaacgaactttttttttggtttttccaaaaatacgatttttctttttttttcttccaaatttttGGGCATAAAACGCCTTTTTGGGACTCCTAGAGCACTTCCGGGTGCTCTGGGGCCCCCGAGGAGCCCCTCTgtgcggaatttggggcctaaggaaattttgaaggttggatttaaaaattcgaaattttgacgattggggattttacacgcacttttttttcccggaaatggattttcgcgaacttttggaatttttgatgccaatcgacgcggcgtcgcttcctggtcacaaaaaccTGTAGGCGGATTCAGCACGCGTCACGCTATGTCGGTACTCTATATCGGTAGTCTATGTATATCGGTACCGATATAGGGCATTTCGTGCACCGATATAGACTTTTTTCGGTATTCTCAGTACCGACATAGCGTGACGCGTGCTGAATCCGCCTACtgattttcccatgaaaatgtGTCGGAAAAcgcaagaaaattgtgaaaaactgaaagtgtgagggagacagaTAGCGAtgaaatgcatccatctcattttctcttaaacgaaaagggcgccaaattcaaaaagtaataaaaaaatcatgaaatttgtatgggggctacctgaaggggggccttggggggaaaatgaatacggccatctgaaatcGCCTGGTGTCAGTAGTCTCTTTACCAAATTTCTTCgtgatcggacaaacggtgtaggaATGCAAAGCTAAAAAAACGCGAAATACTTTATATTAGAtttgcatttctacaccgtttgtccgatcgcgaagaaatttggcacagaggctacTGATACGTTTTTagttatacatatttttcgattttgctAATTAcgatttttcataatttttactcatttttaaatgatttgccgttttttttaaatgtaaagaatAACGAAacgaaatctttaaaaataaatgatatttaattaattaataagaaattagttttcaattgtttcaatttgttttatttagtCTTTGTGTGTAAAACCGACGTATAAACCACAGAAGAAACTTATTGTAACCGCTGCAACGtgtaaacataacctcaaagtaAGTTTTCTGCGTTTTTTGGTTTAACTGATTCAAATtggttaaaaatctttaaaaaataaatgtgaaaaactcATCTTTTTGTTGGGAATGGTATCATTAatacattattaatttaattattgtttaaatTCCCATCAAAGCTGTTAAATAATGATCACTTTTCTTAAATTGAATCAACATTAAATTGGTCAAATGTGTGATCTCTGAgtggaaatgaatgaaaaaccaaaaccaatttaaaaaagcttaatttaaaatagaaactaTCTCACTATACcgcaaaaaaagagttttatcGCCCCGATCAAAAGTGACCCCACCGCGTATTTAATAGAAGCTTGAAATGGAACGTGCGGTGGGGTATATTAATTCACATTCAGCTAATAGAGTCCATTTTCCACTTGTGCCTTGTTAAATGGATGCTCTGGTCACTGGATGTTTGAACGCATGTTTGcacataaatcaatttaacgCATATTAATTGATATTGGGCAGCAATTATCAATTGACAATCAAACCACTCTCGAGGCGGCACTCCAAAACCCCCCATCATTATATTCTCCTGGCTGGCCAGAGACT harbors:
- the LOC129788922 gene encoding WD repeat-containing protein 82, with amino-acid sequence MKLVDQTVRTFRVAKVFRENTDKINAIDFSPNGEHLISCGEDDQIVIYDCEKGQQTRTVNSKKYGVDLIHFTHGNNTAIHSSTKVDDTIRYLSLHDNKYLRYFPGHTKKVISLCISPVEDTFLSGALDKTLRLWDLRSPNCQGVMHLSGRPVAAYDPEGLIFAAGVNSESIKLYDLRFFDRGPFITFKLNQEKECDWTGLKFSRDGKTILISTNGSTIRLIDSFHGTPLQTFTGYLNNKGIPIEASFSPDSQFIFSGSTDGRVHVWNSDSGHKVCVLNGDHPGPVQCVQFNPKFMMMASACTNMAFWIPEEPQQP
- the LOC129788926 gene encoding dihydrofolate reductase, whose amino-acid sequence is MTNLKLNLCVAACENLGIGLNGNLPWHLKQELKHFNRVTTKVADPARKNAAIMGRKTYFGIPEKKRPLPGRLNIVLSRQDDLKLPEEVIVCKSLSEAIKLLDTEQYKKEIENIWIVGGYSVYKEAMESENCHRIYFTDIKKNIECDAFFPSIPESFKLVPNDDDIPSEVQEENGIKYQYLLYEKIKE
- the LOC129788924 gene encoding trafficking protein particle complex subunit 4, with product MVIYGVYIVSKSGGLIFNLDHNVPKVENEKTFSYPLDLKLNFDPKKISVVFGQKDGITVGHVLSAVNGMPVNGATLEDGRDAKEVLENKENYPLNLKFHRPKMTTNEKIVLASTFYPLFAIASQLSPEPKSSGIELLETETFKLNCFQTLTGVKFILISEPSQAGMEILLKKIYELYADYVLKNPFYSLEMPIRCELFDTNLQALLEQVEKNGIASI
- the LOC129788917 gene encoding cullin-3, whose translation is MIRPNAPKKESKMRIRAFPMTMDEKYVESIWALLKNAIQEIQKKNNSGLSFEELYRNAYTMVLHKHGERLYAGLKEVVTHHLDTKVRVEVEQSLNNNFLQTLNLAWNDHQTSMVMTRDILMYMDRVYVQQHDVDNVYNLGLNIFRDQVVRYPPIREHLRETLLGMVMRERKGEVVDHIAIKNACQMLVVLGINSHWVYEEHFERPFLAQSAAFYKMESQKFISENSASVYIKRVEARITEEAERAKLYLDKQTESRIISVVEDELIKKHMRSIVEMENSGVVYMLKNTKFDDLACMYTLFSRVDDGLKTIVDCVSGYLREQGRMLVKEEETGTNPITYVQNLLDLKDRFDHFLNHSFNNDKIFKQMISSDFEHFLNLNSKSPEYLSLFIDDKLKKGGKGMTEQEIETILDKTMVLFRYLLEKDVFERYYKNHLAKRLLLNKSVSDDSEKNMISKLKTECGCQFTSKLEGMFKDMSVSNTIMEEFKTHVMNEGITLAGVDLTVRILTTGFWPTQSATPNCNIPSAPRQAFETFKRFYLAKHSGRQLTLQPQMGTAYINAIFYGCSKVDAENKDGASSSSGSGAGGPTTTRKHVLQVSTYQMCVLMLFNNRDRLTYEEIQQETDIPEKDLIRALQSLSMGKAGQRLLVRTPKTKDIEPTNEFLVNDAFVSKFHRVKIQTVAAKGESEPERKETRSKVDEDRKHEIEAAIVRIMKLRKTMSHNMLVSDVTSQLKARFLPSPVVIKKRIEGLIEREYLARTPEDRKTYVYLA